A section of the Nitrososphaerota archaeon genome encodes:
- a CDS encoding dCMP deaminase family protein, whose amino-acid sequence MCASFERPSWDEYFMLQAELAKLRSNCMTRQVGAVIVRNNRQIATGYNGTPPGVKNCFEGGCNRCQLRMEGKIESGASLDRCLCNHAEANAIMHCAIMGIEAGTKDAILYTTFVPCLECSKMAITIGIKKIICLDTYPEADYDLMREAGIEIIRLDKKKVQRWAYMLLDEPKR is encoded by the coding sequence ATGTGTGCAAGCTTTGAGCGCCCTAGTTGGGATGAATACTTTATGCTTCAAGCAGAGCTTGCCAAGCTTCGATCCAATTGCATGACACGTCAAGTTGGCGCAGTAATTGTTAGAAATAATCGTCAGATAGCAACAGGATACAACGGAACACCTCCCGGTGTAAAGAATTGTTTTGAGGGTGGATGCAATCGATGTCAGCTTAGAATGGAGGGCAAAATTGAATCCGGTGCATCACTTGATAGGTGTCTGTGTAACCACGCAGAGGCAAATGCGATAATGCATTGTGCCATAATGGGAATAGAGGCAGGAACGAAGGACGCCATACTCTACACGACATTTGTTCCATGCCTAGAGTGCTCTAAAATGGCAATCACAATAGGCATCAAAAAAATAATTTGCTTGGATACGTACCCTGAAGCCGACTATGACCTAATGAGGGAGGCGGGAATTGAAATCATAAGGCTAGACAAAAAGAAGGTTCAGCGCTGGGCATACATGCTACTAGATGAGCCAAAGCGGTAA